One genomic segment of Primulina tabacum isolate GXHZ01 chromosome 9, ASM2559414v2, whole genome shotgun sequence includes these proteins:
- the LOC142556754 gene encoding uncharacterized protein LOC142556754, which produces MYQSAMATLLSALALTSFLLITTAHAGRRSSQKNSGEIFRLGVVSHATSTYTGKTNSTDVLGLVYLFTQYPLLEEANEDPCFPPVWSWIECNSDPRPRVIALNLASRLLFGTLPDFSFMDALESIDLQQNSLYGIIPSFLGDFPNLQNLNLANNLFTGQVPDSIACNKNLQLSLDGNYGLYASNSCPSGINKAVPKTTTTSQPNYSGDGYVYTPTTYGKKSKTPVIVGIVVSLSGVIGIAVGIFAIFRHKAKVAAAVAAANAQGANHEQSNPKLNIPMEEMPMNTRPTNLSP; this is translated from the exons ATGTACCAATCCGCCATGGCCACTCTTCTCTCTGCATTAGCACTTACAAGCTTTTTGCTAATAACAACGGCTCATGCAG GAAGACGGAGTTCGCAGAAGAATAGTGGGGAAATTTTCAGATTGGGAGTAGTTTCTCATGCAACCAGTACTTACACCGGCAAAACTAACTCAACCGACG TGTTGGGATTGGTCTATTTATTCACCCAATATCCGTTGCTGGAGGAAGCTAACGAGGACCCGTGCTTTCCACCAGTGTGGTCATGGATAGAGTGCAATTCCGATCCCCGACCGCGTGTCATAGCGCT GAATCTTGCGAGCAGATTGCTATTTGGGACACTTCCCGACTTCAGTTTTATGGATGCTCTTGAGTCCAT AGATTTACAGCAAAATAGCCTTTATGGAATCATTCCTTCATTTCTTGGGGACTTCCCAAACCTTCAAAACCT GAATTTGGCTAACAATCTATTCACTGGACAAGTTCCTGATTCAATAGCATGCAATAAGAACTTACAATTAAG CCTAGATGGTAACTACGGCTTATACGCATCGAATTCGTGCCCATCGGGCATAAACAAGGCTGTTCCGAAGACAACGACCACCTCACAACCTAATTATTCAGGCGATGGTTATGTATATACACCCACAACGTACGGAAAGAAAAGTAAAACGCCTGTCATAGTGGGGATCGTAGTTTCATTATCGGGTGTCATCGGGATTGCCGTCGGAATTTTCGCTATATTCCGTCACAAGGCCAAGGTTGCAGCTGCCGTTGCTGCTGCCAATGCACAAG GGGCGAATCACGAACAAAGCAATCCAAAGCTCAATATTCCTATGGAGGAAATGCCAATGAATACACGTCCAACCAATCTAAGCCCATGA
- the LOC142556151 gene encoding pentatricopeptide repeat-containing protein At2g03880, mitochondrial: protein MKPMYRFKCCCCPLPVFETLIPVMLQGIYLRCQLYSVASNEWKREPSEWTTGTSATSSCHLRVVDEFTAYCYQRNLPKAMKALDSMQKYKFWADSITYSELVKCCIDHCAVKEGKRVHQYVFSNGYEPKTFLVNTFLNMYVKFKLLDEAQALFDQMPEKNVISWTTMIAAYSNTELYLKAFQMLILMIRDGVRPNMYTYSSVLRSCKELTNLTQLHGCIIKVGLESDVFVKSALIDVYSKLGEMEGALYIFNEMVTRDPVVWNTIIGGFAQNSNGDEALNLFIRMKRLGFWADQSTLTSVLRSSTSLALLELGRQIHVHVIKFDRDLVLNNALLDMYCKCGSLKDANCTFTRMVEKDVISWSTMIIGFAQNGYSKKALDLFEEMKVSGTKPNYITVLGVLFACSHAGLVEDGQHYFESMKMLYGINPGREHYGCMIDLLGRAGKLKEAMKLIHEMTSEPDAVTWRTLLSACKVHRDMDLAEYAAKQVLKLDSRDAGTYILLSNIYANTQRWEDVAILRNSMRDGGIKKEPGCSWIEVNKKIHTFILGDRSHPQVNAIYQELNEIIWRLKEEGYVPDTNFVLQDIEGEQMENSLLYHSEKLAIVFGIMSLPKGKTIRIRKNLRICGDCHVFAKLVTKMENQNIVIRDPIRYHHFQDGACSCGNYW from the coding sequence ATGAAGCCCATGTACAGATTCAAATGTTGCTGCTGCCCGTTGCCAGTTTTTGAAACTTTGATCCCTGTAATGCTGCAGGGTATCTATCTAAGGTGTCAATTATATTCTGTGGCATCAAATGAATGGAAGAGAGAACCAAGCGAATGGACGACAGGAACGAGTGCGACATCGAGTTGTCACTTACGTGTAGTCGATGAGTTCACTGCATACTGCTATCAGAGGAATCTTCCCAAAGCGATGAAAGCATTGGACTCTATGCAAAAGTATAAATTTTGGGCTGATTCAATCACATATTCAGAGCTTGTTAAGTGTTGCATCGATCATTGTGCTGTCAAAGAAGGCAAAAGAGTTCACCAGTATGTTTTTTCCAATGGATACGAGCCCAAAACTTTCCTTGTCAACACTTTCTTGAACATGTATGTGAAGTTTAAGTTACTGGATGAAGCACAAGCTTTATTTGATCAGATGCCTgagaaaaatgttatttccTGGACAACAATGATTGCTGCTTACTCTAATACTGAGCTTTATCTTAAGGCATTCCaaatgttgattttgatgattagAGATGGAGTCAGACCCAACATGTACACATACTCTTCTGTTCTGAGATCCTGCAAAGAGTTGACTAATCTTACACAACTTCACGGCTGCATAATCAAGGTTGGTTTGGAGTCAGATGTCTTTGTGAAAAGCGCTTTAATTGATGTTTATTCCAAATTGGGTGAAATGGAGGGAGCACTCTATATATTCAATGAGATGGTAACCAGAGATCCTGTTGTTTGGAACACCATCATTGGTGGTTTTGCACAGAACAGTAATGGCGATGAAGCACTGAATCTCTTCATTAGAATGAAGAGGTTAGGTTTCTGGGCAGATCAGTCAACTCTGACTAGTGTTCTGCGATCTTCCACTAGCTTAGCACTATTGGAACTCGGTAGACAAATCCATGTCCATGTAATCAAGTTTGATCGAGATTTGGTCCTTAACAACGCACTTCTAGATATGTATTGCAAGTGTGGCAGTTTAAAAGATGCTAACTGCACCTTCACTAGGATGGTTGAAAAGGATGTGATCTCTTGGAGCACCATGATAATAGGTTTTGCCCAGAATGGTTACAGCAAAAAAGCTCTTGATTTatttgaagaaatgaaagtttCAGGAACCAAGCCAAATTATATCACAGTTTTGGGAGTTCTGTTTGCTTGTAGCCATGCTGGACTGGTAGAAGACGGTCAGCATTACTTCGAATCAATGAAGATGCTTTATGGAATTAATCCAGGAAGGGAACATTATGGATGCATGATTGATCTTCTTGGAAGGGCTGGGAAACTTAAAGAAGCAATGAAACTTATTCATGAAATGACAAGTGAACCAGATGCTGTCACTTGGAGAACTTTGCTTAGTGCTTGTAAAGTTCATCGTGACATGGATTTAGCTGAGTATGCTGCAAAACAAGTTCTGAAATTGGATTCTCGTGATGCGGGAACCTATATACTGCTGTCTAATATATATGCAAACACTCAAAGATGGGAAGATGTTGCAATTTTGAGGAATTCTATGAGGGATGGAGGAATCAAGAAGGAACCGGGGTGTAGTTGGATCGAGGTAAATAAGAAGATTCACACTTTTATATTAGGTGACAGATCCCACCCACAAGTAAATGCTATTTATCAGGAGTTGAATGAGATCATATGGAGATTAAAGGAAGAAGGTTATGTACCTGACACAAATTTTGTCTTACAAGATATTGAAGGGGAACAGATGGAAAATTCACTTTTGTACCATAGTGAGAAACTGGCTATTGTATTTGGTATAATGAGCTTGCCAAAAGGGAAAACAATAAGAATTAGAAAGAATCTCAGGATATGTGGGGACTGCCATGTTTTTGCAAAACTGGTGACCAAAATGGAAAATCAAAACATAGTTATCAGGGACCCTATTCGCTACCATCATTTTCAAGATGGAGCTTGCTCTTGTGGTAATTATTGGTAG